The genomic stretch GCTTCGAGGGCTGCGGCCACGGCGTCTTCCGAGACGACCCTGAGCGCGGCATGGCGGTGATCCGCGCGTTCCTGGAGGCGTGAGGTCTGGCCTCAGAGCAGGATGCCGACCACGCAGCCAGTCATCAGGGTGGCGAGGGTGCCGGCAAGGATCGAACGAAGGCCGAGAGTCGCGAGTTCCGGACGCCTCGAGGGTGCCATGCCGCCGATTCCGCCTAGCAAGATGGCCAGGGAGCCGAAGTTCGCGAAGCCGCAGAGGGCGTAGCTGGAGATGACGGCGGAGCGGTGGGAGATCGCTCCATCGGCCATCAGCCCGCTCAGTTGGTCGAAGGCCAGGAATTCGTTCAGTACGGTCTTGACTCCCAGGAGCTGAGCCACCTGGAAGCTCTCGGCGGGCTCTACGCCTAGCAATAAAGCCAGTGGCCAGAACAGCAGTCCCAGGATCTGCTGCAACGTGAGGTCCGGTTGCCCCACGAATCCTCCGACCATTCCGAGGAAGGCATTGATGAGGGCGATCAGCGCGACGAAGCAGAGCAGGAGCGCGCCGATGTAACCGGCCAGGCGCAGCGCTGCCAAGGCGCCTTGGCTGGCCGCATCGATCCAGTTGACGGAGGTTCGCTCGACCGCTGCGTGGCCGGATTCGATCGTGAGTGGCGTCTCCGTTTCCGGAACCATGACCTTGGCGATCAGGATCGCAGCAGGTGCCGAGAGCAGGCTGGCCGTCACGAGGTGCCCCGAGAACTCGCCCTCTCCGAGCATCTTGGCGTAGGCGACGAGCACCGAGCCGGCGATCGTGGC from bacterium encodes the following:
- a CDS encoding NupC/NupG family nucleoside CNT transporter, which gives rise to MSDVGLRLTSAFGLLAMIAVAWAFSEHRRRMPWRVIGWGLGLQAVLALLLLKTTPGQVFFRGVNDAVLGFLQFTEAGTTFMFGPIKALGFSFVLDVLPIILFMGSIFSILYHWGIVQRVIDGMALVLRRTLRTSAAESLAAAANIFVGMTEAPLLVQPYLERMTRSELFTVMVTGMATIAGSVLVAYAKMLGEGEFSGHLVTASLLSAPAAILIAKVMVPETETPLTIESGHAAVERTSVNWIDAASQGALAALRLAGYIGALLLCFVALIALINAFLGMVGGFVGQPDLTLQQILGLLFWPLALLLGVEPAESFQVAQLLGVKTVLNEFLAFDQLSGLMADGAISHRSAVISSYALCGFANFGSLAILLGGIGGMAPSRRPELATLGLRSILAGTLATLMTGCVVGILL